The DNA segment TATTTTTTTGTGTCTCCtcttagcccctgagtgtgactcccccccaacccttccagcctctgagtgtggggtttcagCTGGAGCAGGTGGGTGGGAGCAGTTTGgagatgagggtctttccccaccACAGCTCAAATCAACTatactaataaaataataataaactataagAAATGCAGTGTTATTTAATTAATagtgtattttccccttttctatgaaataactactgtgaatatataaacacaaaggggcacaattttatattcttgcctggagtgcaaaattagctagttacagcactgctcccccagccccattttTAATTGCCCtgagtcaccaagtcttcctgaattgtcaaaatgggtctccTTCTGGGAAAGGTTGGAAACCGCTGCTCTAAACCATCTGACTATGATTAACTGTCATGGTCAGTGAGAGATGCACGGTACCTGGAGATGCTAAACGCATGTCTGCCCTACAGCCAGAGCTATCGTTTTCAGCTCAGGTACATGTACATGTGTGAAGAACAGCAGCGTAGCTGCAGTGAGAGGGTGAGCTAGCTGCCCTGGGTACAATCAGTCCTTCTGAGTCCTGTCTAGATACATCTTGTGGAGGTTGTTCTCACCCACCGCCAATACCCCCATGGCTGCActtctatttttagtgtgctagttTAATCATATCTAGTGAGAGTATATATCCTCGACCTGGGATTTACTCCTCCAGCTCCATGCAGATGTGCCCTCAGGCTTTCCTTCTGCCCACTTGATCTGATGCATTTTGCATAGCATCATGGGGTGACCTTATAGCAGGATGTGCAGGGATTTCATGGTGCAGTATAACTCAACAAGCGTTACTCAGTGTGGTTTACTTTCAGCCGAGGCCCTCATGGACGGAATAATGGATCTTCGTCGTGCAAGTCTGGAGCCAGCCCGCCTACTTCTCGTGAGAAGGACCTTTTGTCAGTATTATGCCGAAATCAGCTGAGTCCTGTTAACGTCAGTCAGAACTACGGGGCTTCTTCAGCCAGTAGCAGTAACTCAGGGTCGTACAAAGGAAGTGATAGCAGCCCAATTATGAGGCAAGTGCTTGTTCCTTCCTTGCAGTTTTGATTTTGTTATCTTAGGCTCCCCATTCTGAAGGGTGGGATGAGTCCTCTGGATAAAGAACAGAACACGTTGCATCTCTGTGCCACTGTAGATTAACAGGCAGGGACATTTTAGTTGTCTACTGCTTAGCAACTGGCCTCCAGAAACATCCCATAAGCCCTCAAGCTGCCACTCTGGTCATTGTTTTGAATtcagctggctgccctgcaggcatgagCTAGgaatgttaaaatggttaactggttatCCTGCAGCCcggccctccccagccctgctgcagacgTGGGGTTCTGCTGCCTGGCCCACCAGCCCTTCTGcggccagggctgctccagcccggcACAGGGGAGTTCAGCAGCAAGGGCTGGTTACCTGACTAGCGTACAGCACGCTGCCTGCTGACCAGGGTGCTCACCAGTTACCCATTTAACGTCCTTAGCAGGAGCATATCCCCTTTCACAAGTCCCTTTCAGACAGTCTGCACGTGGTGCTGATCTGCTCCTGGGCACAGAGCGCACCTGGACCTGGCAGGTGGAAACCTCTGCGTGTgtcaggggagagggagaggtcgCTATGCAAAGAGctggagagggaggtggggcaggcagctgtcGGGGTTTccccctccacagccacagccacaggatGGGTCTGAACTCACAAGACACCATGCTGGCGCCCCCCAGAACACACTGCCTGCCCCACGCGCAGTCCTTCTcactctccttcccctgcccggCCGTAGGATTGGGAAACCTGGCCCATGTGGCATTGCCCACccttcccaaagcaccctgcgGCCAGCTGCACTGAGGGGTGGCTACCCCCATGCACCACTCTGGGCCATTGCAAGAATGCACTCCAGCATCACAGCTTAGGAGCAGTGTGGACACATACGAGTGGTTTCCCTGCTGCGCTGTGACAGCCAGTGCTCTACATCTGCCTGTGTAGCCATATGGTCCACTCCAGTGCTTTCGTGTGCTAGCCTGGGCATTAGCATGGTTTGCTCTGGGTTTGATTTTCAGCTGCTTCAGACATACAACTCCCATTGACTAAAGGGGCAGCTGAATGTGGAGTGGATACAGAAGTTCCTGTCCAGCCAGAGCTAGAGCTGCGTAAGGATTTAGGTACCTAACTGACATTGCCATgcctgctcagctctgctgctgcctaaCCCTGTAGGGCCTACATCCCTCAATCACCTATATTTCGCTGATTAAAGTCCGTAGGAGCCTTCATTTCTGCCACTGGGCACATGCACAGCCAGCTAagtcctgctcccaggcacctaGGTCACCCGAAGTCCCAGCGAGCTCCTCAGACTGTGTGTTCTCCCACCTGTGTCTCCTGCAGAGCCCAGACTGGTCGGTTGGATGGGTTAAAAGGATATTACAAAGCTACAGCTTGTGAATGAATTACTTTAGGAGGAAATCCATTCTGACTGCATGTGTGGCTACATGTACGCGCAGACACTGAAGGCTAGATCAGAAAACAGACTCGCATTGTAGCAGCAAATGTGTTATGGGATATGCTTtgggactggtggggggggtTCAGTCTCTTTTATTGTTTAAATTAATTCACTGGGCCAGCGTGAGTGACTCCATAGGGtgtggttagggcactcacctgaAGGGCGGGAGACCCAAATTCAAACCCTTGCTCCTCAGCAGGTGGAAGGGGGAATGTGAATCTCTGTCTCTCTAGCACAGGTTGAGTTTTCTGCCCCTCAGGTTGAATAGATTGAGGCCACCACCATTGTTTTGCGCAAGGAAGAGTCTGGGCACCTAACTCAGGAGAAAGTTTGCAGCTGTGAAGCCAGAGTAAAGTCACTCCCTTTGGTTCAAGCAGAGCTAAGTTTCTGTCTGACTCCCTGTTAGGTCTCATCCCGCATTTTCTGCATTTCCTATGATCTAGCCAGAGTGGTTCCCAGCTCAGCCTGCTGGCCTTGGTGGATCTTGGGCTCCCCACGCATggtgccaggcagggggcagcagcctttGGCTCTTGGCCCATCAGGGTAGTCTGCTGGCTGGCTGAGATAGTTTCCTGACTTTGAtcatccccaggcacagccccctgcagctcccagtagtCCCAGGTCACTGTTCTTGGCAAATGGGAGCTACAGGAAGTAGTGTTGGCTGCCAGGACAcactggctgccacttcccacacctcccattggctgggaatggcagaccgcagccaatgggagctgtggatggCCATGGCTGGAGAGGCTCAAAACCAGCAAACTGTCTCACAGCCCACTGGATTTCCTCAATGGGCTGAGAGACAAAGAGTGTTGCCCCCTGGTGTACAGAGCCTAACCTGGGGTAGCGGGTGCCCCTCGTCGGCAGGGTGCCTAAACACTGTGACCCTAAGGCCACTTTGCAATCTAGCCTTCAGCATGCACATGTATGCTTAGCCACACACACAGTTGGAACAGGCTTCCGCCTGTAACCTAGTCGCAAGCCACAGCTATTGTAACAGCCTTTCAACTAATACAGTCTGCTTCCGGCTGAAATCCTAACACCACCGTCCACTGCCTTGTGTGCATTAGTACGTGTCTGCCATCTCTGCCAGTGGCCCGATGCAGCCCTTGTAGGAAACTTTCCCCTACTTTACATCTGGCTATTTGAAAGGCACCTATCCAGTCTGGTATAATGACACTGAACCCTAGTACAGTAAAAGGCAAAATTCTTATTGTAGCCACAGACTGGCGAATGTCTCAGTCAGGGTTTATCAGACCAAGTCACTAATCTTTTTGTGAGATACCAAGCTTGAGTCCAATGTAAATTCATCTTTGTTTCAGTCGGCACTAGCGTTGAATTGGTCTTTCCTCAGGAAAGTTGTTTCAGGACTAACGCTGTGGGTTTTGTTTCAGACGGTCAGGGAGATACACTTCATGTGGGGAGAACCATGGCGTCAAAGCACCAAATCCAGAGCAGTATTTGACCCCACTGCAGCAGAAGGAAGTTACAGTGAGACACctaaaaacaaaactgaaggaATCAGAGAGCAGACTTCAGGAAAGGTACATTTTCTCCCAGAAAAACAATTGGTGGGGAGAGAAGATTTATTCAGCAGTTTTCGCTCAGGATAAAACCCTGAAGTTCTTACTCCCTTCTTGACTGCAGTGAGTTTTAACTGGGGGAACTTAGAATTTGGCTGTATCTTATTAAATTAAATTGTTTACAGCCATTGTGGGTTTCATAACCCAGTCCGTGAATGCACACAGTGTAGTTAACTTACAGAAAGGAGCCAGCAATCTCCTTTGAACGTGGACTGCTTTATAAATATTTGAAAGGGATATTTTAAGTCAGGCTGATATTGCACCCATCAGTTTTGCACATGCAACTGTTGATGCTTGTGAACTTGTAGCTGTGTTTTCAGGGACTGGCTTTGCAAATGACTTTGTGTGTTGTCAACTTCAGGCATGTCCAAAGCATGTATTTCTGCATGTTTGAAAACCTGCTGCAAAAGATCATGTCTTATTCCAAATCTCTTTGtaacagaaaaattcttctctcCCCCACCGCCGCCCCACCGCCCAATCCTCTTGCCAGCAAGTAACTCCTCAACGGGATCCTCCCTGGCTGTGGATTTGTTTTATTCACAATGGCGCTAGGTAGTGATGACCTACGGAAGGGAAGTTAAATAAATAATCTGGTGTTGTAAACTGATAGGGCTATGGTTTAAGTCTAAATGATGATACCTTTGCAGAGAGGGActgtgcaaggggtgggggaggtttgaatgaagaggaattttacAAACATTCCTCTCCCCCAAAGCAAGGCGTTGCATAGAGCATCTCTCTCATGCTGCCTctgcagcttgtgtgtagccCCGACCGGTGTGATTAATGAATCCACTTTGCCATGGACCATCTGATCTTGCCCTCCGTTCTCCTCCTGTTACATCTCTGCCAGGCCCCTGTGAAACTTGTGCATACTAGTCTCAGCCAACCTTTTCACAGCAGCACTACACCCTCACTGTCCCTGTGTAGTGGAACTTCTCTGAGTACTTTAACTGACCAAAGACCAGAAGTTTCACAGTAGTTTTGCTTTTGCTCCAGGGAAACAGAAATAGAAGAGCTCAAGTCGCAGCTGGCTCGCATGAGGGAAGACTGGATTGAAGAAGAGTGTCATCGAGTGGAAGCACAGCTGGCCTTGAAAGAAGCACGAAAGGAGATTAAACAACTCAAGCAGGTCATTGAAACCATGAAAAACAGCTTGGCTGAGAAAGACAAAGGGATTCAGAAGTATTTCGTAGACATAAATATCCAAAACAAGAAACTGGAGTCCTTGCTTCACAGCATGGAGCTGGCTCAGAGCGGCTCTCTGCGGGATGAGCAGTGCCTGGAGTATACCTGTGAATCACCTGCCAAGTCTTCAGGTCCAAGTGCAACATACTCCAAAACTGTGGGCAGCCTAGTTACGGAGGACCAAGCCCTGGAagacagcaggctgctgctcagtgaTGATACAGCTAATGGGACTGACTTTTTTGAAGAGGTTATTCTGGCTGCTACACCTGAATCTGGTGATGCCTCCCTCTTTGCTTCCCCTGCTGCGCTTGAAAGGGTCTTTGCTGACAAACTAACATCCTCGCAGGCAGCAGAGGAGAGCGACACTAGCATGATGATGGAGCAGGCCACGCAGACTGATGTGGCGCCATCCCGCCCAGCGGTGGAGCAACTCGTTCACAACAGATTCAGATCGCAGCCAGTCAATCCCATCAGTCCATTTGCTGCATTAAAGGGACTGGATGAATTTCCTGCGGTCTGCCCCAGTGACTCTGCTTTGCTACTGGATTTAAATCCCAGTGATCCAAGCTCAGCCATCCTTCTGTCTCCCATGGCATCTCCAGCTGGCAAGGGGGACTGGAGGGTTAGTGAAAACCGGGTTATGAAGGAACTTGACTTTACAACCTCTCGCAGTGAACCGTTCAGAAGTGTCATCACTCTCTCTCAGGCAGGCCTCATGAAAAGGTACTGGAGCAGGAGTTTCCTGGTCGATCTCTTGGCTGTAGCAGCCCCCATTGTACCAACCCTAATGTGGGCATTCAGCACTCAGCGAGGCGGCACAGACCCTGTCTATAACATTGGAGCATTGCTTCGTGGCTGTTGCCTGGTGGCGCTGCGCTCTCTGCGTTGTGCTCCCCTCCCTGTCGAAACCTAAGTGCAGCCGCCCAATACTGCGTGCTGGTTGGGGGGTAGAGTTACAAAAGACGGTAAAAGTGTCTGTGTACAATGGCAGTCTGTCTTGTGGCTCCTGAATATTTGATTTGCACTATATTGAGTTGAAAACATTTGTTGTTTGAAACTGAAGGAAGGCTCAGTGACGTGGCGGCTTGATCCCGCTAAGTGTACTACACGTGTATGTTAGCACGCATGCTGTCTCTCTTCATTTGTAAGCTGATGTATCGATTCGCATACTAAAAGCTCATACTTCTAAGGCAGCTTTGGGCACGTGTTGTCTGTCTCGCTTAGTGCTCTTGTAAAATGGATAATTGCCCTACCATTCCGCTGGTCTTGTGCACAAAGACTGTAACCAAAAATGAATTTGTGTTGGTTATCTTGAATCTTGCATTGTTTGATAAATAGTGGATGAATATATTTTATGCACATTATTTTAAAGTCTTAAATGAACTCTTATTGTAACCTGCTAGTCAGTCAAGCCCTGTGAAATACTGTCTAAGTGTATTGTGAATTAACTTATTTTTGCTTATTTAATTGTTGTATTGGAAACTACACATTTATAATCACAAATTACAGTAAAGCATGTTAAAGTATGAATTAGTGTCTTATTTTAGCACAACTCTCAACTGCAATAAAGCATTAAAAACGCAATGCAACTTTAAGGTTGAAATTTTACATAAAAAGAATACAGGAGCCAAGTGACTGCAGTAGGACACTGTACATTGGCATGGTtacaaaagcagaatttggcctagaAAACGTGGTTAGAGCTCCCCCAGCAGCTCATACCCCAGAGATGAGGTGCTCTGTATTCTGTCATCAACTTCCCAAGCCATCAGTTGCACCCTTCCACATGTTTTGTATCATCATGGGTTGGGTGAACTTCAATCCTTTTACATATTTAGACTATTTCTGCACTCTGAGAAGTGTGAAAATTGCATCCTTAATTTTGGATTCCTGTAGGtcattgctttgttttttgtgtaTTTTAATAAAAAGCTGGAGGGCCTGAATGTGCTTAGTGGACTTTTAAACACACTAACATTTGCATGCTGCCCCATAAACTCTTGTTTCTCATGTGTATACCTGAAAGCACATGCTGTGTCCCTCTGTACACAAATGGACTTCCACatgcaaatcctagtgaggtagtAGCATTGTCTGGTAGATGAACATATGGAATGAAGTGGTCTACGCCTGACTCTGGCTGTTTTTGCCCTGTGAGACCTGAAGACATTTAAAGTCACTGTTCtccaattttttcttttttaaaattaagtgtaaCAGCCCTTCCTgtgccacctacttcaaagtggtATTGTAAGGTGTGACTGTTGATAGTCACTTCCAGAGCCCTTCATGAATAACACTTGGTAAGTATTGGCATGGGCAGAAGGATAACTGGCCAACGGGTGAGAAACAGGCTGAAGTCAAGTAGCTGATTTACAGATACTTAGAGTTCAGCAAGACCATACCCCCCTCGCATTAATTTGATATTCTGGGACTGCCTCTGATGCAGTTTTTGTCATATTGTGTTCTTAAACCAATCCTCCTCCATCATTCCTGATGCTTAGACCTTACACAGAGCTGGTGTAAGTGAATGGGAGGAAGTCACCTTGGTGTAATTTAAGCATCAGGAGGCTGTAAGAAGACAAAGCCTTTTCTTGTCCACTCACACTCCATCTTCAATGCTTTCTGTACTAtaccccctgcccatccccagcaGTCACCAGACTGAACCACCTTATACTTGGCACTTACACACCTTGTCAAAGCATGATATTTTAGTTGTGCTTTCACCAAACAGTCAATTTGTGCTCAGCCAGGTGGAGAGACCAAGCAGCATTTTATTCAGTGAAAAATATCAGCTCAGGGTTAAGAGATGGAGGAAGAACAGGGCTGGTTTGGCAGAAGAGCATGGCTTCAGCCGAGGCATTTTGACTAGACTAGTAGAGAGCAGCAGCAACGTGGGGAAGTTCCACAttagaaaacagaaataaataaattaccTTATACACTGCAGTAAGGCTCATGCATGGAGGCGGCCTTGGGCAAGGTGAACGAAAAGACGCCAGCACAACAAGGCCACAGCTTAAGGAAAGAATGCATTAGACGATGAGAAACAAGTGGCATTGCCACATGGACATCGTCATTGGTGATAGAGCAGAGAGGTGGAGAAGCAAGATTAGGTTGGATTAGAGGTGGCTGGCCATGTCAACTGAGTGTTtaggcagcctcccaggagagtcagctgctacccagctgattagagcatcacagccacccacagctagcAACATGTCTCTCTTGGtgaacataacatttattctagCCACAGCtgttaaaaatagagggaacacgaGTGGCTGGACAGCGCTGTGACGGTTCAGGTAGTGAGACAGGTAGGGTATTTGGAAGAAATGAATCATGAGAAGTGACAAAGTACCAATTTACTGTGCAAGACTCTACCAAGGTGCAGTACACACTAGAAGCTTGATCATCTGGTCTCCTCAGAGAACAGGGGTTGCCAGATAAGCAAGTTTTCCAGTTAGTTGAGCTGGGCCACTGACTCCACTCAGCATATCCTGGCCGGGtgagccagcccctctcccaaaGGCTGGGTAGGGGGGAAGGTGGGAAGTCCTGCAGCAGCCATCTCCTAGTGCCAGTTACTAGGCTGTGCCAGTTCTGAGTGCTGGATAACATGGCTTTTTGTTTACTCGCCAGCATCCAAGCAGCTCTGTCTCTTTTATATCAGAGTACTGAAAGCAATTCCATCTCCCAGGTAAGAATATACACAGCTTTGTTTTGCCTTCTGTGCTGTTCACAAAAAGCATTCGCAGCCCTTGGACAGAGGAAACAAACCCAAACATGTAACTGAAGGGCAGAGCTGTCCTTGGTTCCATTAGTGGGTCTCATGCAAGCCTTAGGAAGGGTCCAACAGGgggtgcctttaaaaaaaaaaaaaaaaaaaaaacaggcagggGGGGATTGGTTAACAATAAGGCGGAAGTGCCAGGGCACAGCTGCATAAAGACTATACGGGTCCTTCCAGTCTTAAACACAGTCAGGTATGTTGTACTGCAAAGGACATCTTGGAATTAGACTGGTTCCCAAAATTTTCAGCATCACGGCCCCCTTtcaatttttgagaaaccctcactctCCCCATCTCTTTACCACCATCCAAGCTCCCTTTTAACAGAAAATTCGATTTGTAATttacaaaaaaacacaaaaatttgatagaaaaatattaaaaataagaaccaaaaaaaaaaaaaaaaaaagacctgtgctgccagagccacctgatggagccccatgctgctggggccagccaactgctcacccaccagccacccaccccagctgcaggccagccacctgagccacccacccaagccctgtgatgCCAGGCCCAGCCTCCCAAGCCTGGTAAGctagctggctgcctgagccctgcaagccctgtgaactgctcacctgagcccctcccctcccctcccacaaagccaggcaccaccagctcttaccccatcccccttaacttagccaggcacccccaggcccacatgtaaccccatcctactcctccccacccccactcacttaCCTTtacacgtgggtctttgccagctgcctgctttttataccggctgcgccaggtcacccatgtaaaatggcaggggctgagagccagaagcaaaggtcaGATCTTTCTTCAGGGGGCAggcatgctgggggggggggcaggcatggGTCACCTTGCCCCCTTCACtccccaggaatttcttcatgcccccgccccccaggtttGGGACCCCCTGCTTTAAAATATACCCTACAACTTGGTTTCTTTATTGATATTTTAGAAACTAGCAATTTCAGGCAAATGCCACATAGCACTTTGAATGATGAGAAAAACAGGAGCTACCCATGTTATAAAAAGCCAATAGCATAAGCAAGTATTTTTCATAATCTTCACAGtaaatgggggggggggccttgatttctctccattttaaacattttcccaCACTAATCAGATATGAGAGCAGTTGAAGTGGTACCCTTATTCAGAATATTTATTGTCCTTGTGTAGTCTCACTCACAAAGCAAGCTTTTCTACTCATCCCCTCTGTGACCACATAGCTTAAGGCACAGTGAGCATTTGTTGCTCAGACAGGGTGTTCAGAGCCTTGAAAGACTCCCCTTGCACAGACACATCGTTCAACCATCCTTAAAGATGTGAAGTGATTCTAAGAAGCTTTCCTGTTGCTGTAGGTCAGAAAGGAGCAGATTCCTTGCTAAGCCTGAATAGTGACAAGCGTGCAACAGATGGGTAGGGACAAAGACCAAATAGTTGTTTTCCTCTTGAAAGGCAAAATGCATTGCCAGTTTGACCAAAAGCCATGTGTGCCCTGCGATACTGAGCACAAATGCCAAGCATTTGGTCTGACAATAAGTTTTCATGAGGCCTTCTTAGTCTGTTCCTGAGTATCTTCATCCCTGAGGCTACTAAAAGGGAATGAAGCATCGGTCAGGATCTAGCATCTGTCCTGTGCTAAAAGCAGTTCAGCACAAGGTTACACCAAATGGCGACTACTTCTCTTTCCATGGCACATTTGCCCTTCTCCCAGGAGGGGGTTAGCATCTCCTTTAAAGTGTTTCTAAACAGTCCTCGTGAAACTGAAGACCTGCTAGATTTCAGGCAATGCAGGAACTCCAGAGGTGTAATGGGTTAGTGTCCAGTACTTACAGAGCAGGAGAACATGCTGAGGGTGTGAGTTCAGCCCTCACCTCGGGCACTAGTTTATAGGGGGAAAGGgctacctcagtggtttgagccattgccctgctaaactcagggttgtgagctcaatccttgagggggccattttgggatccagggcaaatagattttaaaaaagttgggagtggggggaggggaggactggtgcttggtcctgccaggagggcaggggaccagactcagtgacctcccaacatcccttccagctctgagatgtgtatttctgTCCTCTTGCCTTCCTGCCACTCCTTGTGGTTGTAGCTGAGGGTAACTGCCATAGGCACAAAGTATGCTGACTTAACAGCAGGTGAGACCGTCCCTACTGTGGGGGCATTTTTAATTGCATTCTTCTCTGTCTTGACATCTGAGACCTGTCTTCCTATTATGGCTGTAAATCCCCTATCTGGCTTGGGCACTCCATGAAGAACAGAACCATTGTGCACACCCACAGAGGAGAGATTTTTGTTTGCTCTTGTTACCAAAGAAAGAAGCAACTATGGATAATCAGCTCCACAAAAGCAGAGAATTCTTAAAAATTATTCTGTTGCCAGTATAGGTCAATATCACGTTATACAGGATAATGACACCATGTTTTTAAAGCAACTTTGTCAACCTTTAAAAAAGTCAATTAAGAGCAGAACAGCAAAGGTGCATTTTCAGAAATTGAGCACAGAGGCAAAGAATTCTTTAAAATTCTTTAATTACACGGTTTAGATAAGCATAATAGATAATATAGTAGGTTTCCCACCACTTCACTATTTACACCCTTTTCCTTTAAGCTTGAACCACAGAGTAGAGTTTAATGTCCCCATCATCAGACTGTCACCGCAGCAATCACTGTTCTTGTATAAGGAGAGTGCTGGGATAGGGCTATTGCAGGAAACACTTCTCCATCAAAATATGATTTGTAGGgttggtgttttatttttaagatccATCTACTAATAGTTCAAGATACTTTATGGAAGAATTCTGGCTTCCAAGAGGGCCTGAAG comes from the Carettochelys insculpta isolate YL-2023 chromosome 2, ASM3395843v1, whole genome shotgun sequence genome and includes:
- the SYBU gene encoding syntabulin isoform X2 produces the protein MGPLREGGKEQKLQQEKEISRSRIPRLLLRPYVSPQKQQQQQQKVSPASESPFSEEESREFNPHSSSGGSARTISSNSFCSDDTGCPSSQSVSPIKTPSDAGNSPIIFCSGSDGDYTKKKCNAGMVGEGNTQPVRYKKETKTNLIKPGSEADFSSSSSTGSISAPEVHVSAAGSKRASFSRNRGPHGRNNGSSSCKSGASPPTSREKDLLSVLCRNQLSPVNVSQNYGASSASSSNSGSYKGSDSSPIMRRSGRYTSCGENHGVKAPNPEQYLTPLQQKEVTVRHLKTKLKESESRLQERETEIEELKSQLARMREDWIEEECHRVEAQLALKEARKEIKQLKQVIETMKNSLAEKDKGIQKYFVDINIQNKKLESLLHSMELAQSGSLRDEQCLEYTCESPAKSSGPSATYSKTVGSLVTEDQALEDSRLLLSDDTANGTDFFEEVILAATPESGDASLFASPAALERVFADKLTSSQAAEESDTSMMMEQATQTDVAPSRPAVEQLVHNRFRSQPVNPISPFAALKGLDEFPAVCPSDSALLLDLNPSDPSSAILLSPMASPAGKGDWRVSENRVMKELDFTTSRSEPFRSVITLSQAGLMKRYWSRSFLVDLLAVAAPIVPTLMWAFSTQRGGTDPVYNIGALLRGCCLVALRSLRCAPLPVET
- the SYBU gene encoding syntabulin isoform X1, with protein sequence MGPLREGGKVSRAGGAAPESFGRRRRVPGDGPRGTGAQEQKLQQEKEISRSRIPRLLLRPYVSPQKQQQQQQKVSPASESPFSEEESREFNPHSSSGGSARTISSNSFCSDDTGCPSSQSVSPIKTPSDAGNSPIIFCSGSDGDYTKKKCNAGMVGEGNTQPVRYKKETKTNLIKPGSEADFSSSSSTGSISAPEVHVSAAGSKRASFSRNRGPHGRNNGSSSCKSGASPPTSREKDLLSVLCRNQLSPVNVSQNYGASSASSSNSGSYKGSDSSPIMRRSGRYTSCGENHGVKAPNPEQYLTPLQQKEVTVRHLKTKLKESESRLQERETEIEELKSQLARMREDWIEEECHRVEAQLALKEARKEIKQLKQVIETMKNSLAEKDKGIQKYFVDINIQNKKLESLLHSMELAQSGSLRDEQCLEYTCESPAKSSGPSATYSKTVGSLVTEDQALEDSRLLLSDDTANGTDFFEEVILAATPESGDASLFASPAALERVFADKLTSSQAAEESDTSMMMEQATQTDVAPSRPAVEQLVHNRFRSQPVNPISPFAALKGLDEFPAVCPSDSALLLDLNPSDPSSAILLSPMASPAGKGDWRVSENRVMKELDFTTSRSEPFRSVITLSQAGLMKRYWSRSFLVDLLAVAAPIVPTLMWAFSTQRGGTDPVYNIGALLRGCCLVALRSLRCAPLPVET